The Thermus brockianus genome window below encodes:
- a CDS encoding 2-hydroxyacid dehydrogenase has translation MRILAPRLREEVFALLPEGVEVRFLDEAWPEAADFFIPPFGQEALVRKVLAEVEVKVVQTLSAGVDWVLPMVPEGVVLCDGSGIHDVPVAEWVAMALLALLKDLPGFLEAQREGRWAPKRLQDLEGKAILLLGYGAIGRAVAERLRPFGVELLPVARHARPGVYTPQDLPHLLPQADAVVVLLPLTPETRGLVDRDFLSWMKPGALLVNAGRGPVVDTEALLEALREGKVRAALDVTDPEPLPSDHPLWQAPGVLITPHVAGLSQGFHRRAARFLAEQVGRYLRGEPLRNVVLEGY, from the coding sequence GTGAGGATTTTGGCCCCGAGGCTTAGGGAAGAGGTCTTCGCCCTCCTGCCCGAGGGGGTGGAGGTGCGCTTTCTGGACGAGGCTTGGCCGGAGGCGGCGGACTTCTTTATCCCCCCCTTTGGCCAGGAGGCCTTGGTGCGGAAGGTGTTGGCGGAGGTGGAGGTCAAGGTGGTCCAGACCCTTTCCGCCGGGGTGGACTGGGTCCTCCCCATGGTCCCCGAAGGCGTGGTGCTCTGCGACGGCTCGGGCATCCACGACGTCCCCGTGGCGGAGTGGGTGGCGATGGCCCTCCTCGCCCTCCTCAAGGACCTGCCGGGCTTCCTGGAGGCGCAGAGGGAAGGGCGCTGGGCCCCCAAGCGGCTTCAGGACCTGGAGGGCAAGGCCATCCTCCTCCTGGGCTACGGGGCCATTGGCCGGGCGGTGGCGGAAAGGCTTAGGCCCTTTGGGGTGGAACTCCTCCCCGTGGCCCGCCACGCCCGCCCTGGGGTCTACACTCCCCAGGACCTCCCGCATCTTCTGCCCCAGGCGGATGCCGTGGTGGTTCTGCTTCCCCTTACCCCCGAAACCCGGGGGCTGGTGGACCGGGATTTTCTTTCCTGGATGAAGCCGGGAGCCCTTTTGGTGAATGCTGGCCGGGGGCCAGTGGTGGACACAGAAGCCCTCCTCGAGGCGCTACGGGAGGGAAAGGTTCGGGCGGCCTTGGATGTCACTGACCCTGAGCCTCTGCCTTCCGACCATCCTCTTTGGCAGGCTCCTGGAGTCCTCATCACCCCGCATGTGGCTGGGCTTTCCCAGGGTTTCCACCGCCGGGCGGCCCGGTTTTTGGCGGAGCAGGTGGGGCGATACCTCCGGGGTGAGCCCCTTAGGAACGTGGTTTTGGAGGGATACTGA
- a CDS encoding menaquinone biosynthesis family protein, with amino-acid sequence MEAPVLKLGYSPCPNDTFIFYALTHGLVESPLPVEAVLEDVETLNRWALEGRLPLTKLSYAAYGRVRDRYVALRSGGALGRGVGPLVVAKKPLRSLKGARVAIPGRNTTAFLLLFLYAEGFEPVEVRYDRIMPLVAQGEVEAGLIIHESRFTYPEYGLVRVLDLGEWWEGETGLPLPLGAILARRDLGKELIQALDEAVRRSLEYAFAHLEETLPYLKAHAQELSEEVIWAHVRTYVNGFSQDVGEEGEKAVKRLFAEAEARGLIPSSEAPLFL; translated from the coding sequence ATGGAGGCGCCGGTTCTGAAGCTGGGCTACTCCCCCTGCCCCAACGACACCTTCATCTTCTACGCCCTCACCCATGGCCTTGTGGAAAGCCCCCTTCCGGTGGAGGCGGTTTTGGAGGACGTGGAAACCCTGAACCGCTGGGCTTTGGAGGGGAGGCTACCCCTGACCAAGCTCTCCTATGCCGCCTATGGGAGGGTGCGGGACCGGTATGTGGCCCTGAGGAGCGGAGGAGCCTTGGGAAGAGGGGTGGGCCCTTTGGTGGTGGCCAAAAAGCCCTTGAGGAGCCTGAAGGGAGCCCGGGTGGCCATTCCCGGGCGGAACACCACGGCTTTTTTGCTCCTCTTCCTGTACGCGGAAGGGTTTGAGCCGGTGGAGGTGCGCTACGACCGGATCATGCCCCTGGTGGCCCAAGGGGAGGTGGAGGCAGGCCTCATCATCCACGAAAGCCGTTTCACCTACCCGGAGTACGGCCTGGTCAGGGTCCTGGACCTGGGGGAGTGGTGGGAGGGGGAAACGGGCCTGCCCCTTCCCTTGGGGGCCATCCTGGCCCGGCGGGATCTGGGGAAGGAGCTCATCCAGGCCCTGGACGAGGCGGTGCGGCGGAGCCTGGAATACGCCTTTGCCCATCTCGAGGAAACCCTTCCCTACCTGAAAGCCCATGCCCAGGAGCTTTCGGAGGAGGTGATCTGGGCCCATGTGCGCACCTATGTGAACGGGTTCAGCCAGGACGTGGGGGAGGAAGGGGAAAAAGCGGTGAAACGGCTCTTCGCTGAGGCCGAGGCCCGGGGGCTTATCCCTTCCTCCGAAGCCCCCCTCTTTTTGTAA
- a CDS encoding SPOR domain-containing protein, whose translation MRWLRENWLDLFIFLLIALVAAGIVLYLTGINPFARPASPGVAAPPAPAPAVAPTPAPPSSPPPSSASPEPVVTVIPLPKAPEAPAEERATEERLSGEERARAASPAPSPTGVYRVVVGAFANPENALRLKRELEARGYPARLEAAGSLTRVVVGPYATEGEASRVAQALAAYGARVYRGQGALPPAEGQVYLQVGAFQKEENALALAGKLKEMGLPVVLVKDGMYRVRVGPVAEGEKEALKAKVEALGLMALEVR comes from the coding sequence ATGCGCTGGCTTAGGGAAAACTGGCTAGACCTTTTCATCTTTCTCCTCATCGCCCTGGTGGCGGCGGGGATTGTCCTTTACCTTACGGGCATTAACCCCTTTGCCCGCCCCGCTTCCCCAGGGGTGGCCGCACCTCCCGCCCCGGCGCCTGCGGTGGCGCCTACCCCCGCCCCGCCTTCTTCCCCCCCGCCTTCCTCTGCCTCTCCTGAGCCCGTGGTCACCGTGATCCCCCTCCCCAAGGCGCCCGAGGCTCCGGCAGAGGAAAGAGCTACCGAAGAGAGACTGAGCGGGGAAGAAAGGGCTAGGGCGGCTTCGCCGGCGCCTAGCCCCACGGGGGTTTACCGGGTGGTGGTGGGGGCCTTTGCCAACCCGGAGAACGCCCTAAGGCTCAAGCGGGAGCTGGAGGCCAGGGGGTACCCGGCCCGCCTCGAGGCCGCGGGGAGCCTTACCCGGGTGGTGGTGGGGCCCTACGCCACGGAGGGAGAGGCTTCCCGGGTGGCCCAGGCCTTGGCCGCCTACGGGGCGCGGGTCTACCGGGGCCAGGGGGCGCTTCCCCCCGCTGAAGGCCAGGTTTACCTCCAGGTGGGGGCCTTCCAAAAGGAGGAAAACGCCTTGGCCCTGGCGGGCAAGCTTAAGGAGATGGGGCTACCGGTGGTCCTGGTGAAGGACGGGATGTACCGGGTGCGGGTGGGCCCGGTGGCGGAAGGGGAGAAGGAGGCCTTGAAGGCGAAGGTGGAGGCCTTGGGCCTGATGGCCTTGGAGGTGCGATGA
- a CDS encoding Crp/Fnr family transcriptional regulator: MFQELSLEARREVARVFQPKRVLRGTPLYALGDRAEGVYLVREGLVWLEGPRSAEGEPATLGVVGPGGLFGEEALVGGGRRTSGATALTYAELLFAKVEELGSVRRYPEVEAFFLRALYRRLKGAEEALWAARHLSVAQRLARLLLTLAQEGEVALSHQDLAHMVGATRETVTKLLGEWALKGFVDLGYRRVELRDPEALARLAEAL, translated from the coding sequence ATGTTCCAGGAGCTTTCCCTCGAGGCCCGGCGGGAGGTGGCCAGGGTGTTCCAGCCCAAGAGGGTCTTGCGGGGTACCCCCCTCTACGCTCTGGGGGACCGGGCGGAGGGGGTGTACCTGGTGCGGGAAGGGCTTGTCTGGCTGGAGGGACCCCGCTCGGCGGAAGGGGAGCCCGCCACCTTGGGGGTGGTGGGGCCTGGGGGGCTTTTTGGGGAGGAGGCCTTGGTGGGGGGAGGAAGGCGCACTTCGGGGGCCACCGCCCTTACCTACGCCGAACTCCTTTTCGCCAAGGTGGAGGAGCTCGGTTCCGTAAGGCGCTATCCGGAGGTGGAGGCCTTTTTTTTAAGGGCCCTCTACCGGAGGCTTAAGGGGGCGGAGGAGGCCCTTTGGGCGGCCCGCCACCTCTCCGTGGCCCAGCGCCTGGCCCGCCTTCTCCTTACCCTGGCCCAGGAAGGGGAGGTGGCCCTTTCCCACCAGGACCTGGCCCACATGGTGGGGGCTACCCGGGAAACCGTGACCAAGCTCCTGGGGGAGTGGGCCCTAAAGGGCTTTGTGGACCTGGGCTACCGGCGGGTGGAGCTCCGGGACCCGGAGGCCCTTGCCCGCTTGGCCGAGGCGCTATAG
- a CDS encoding Glu/Leu/Phe/Val family dehydrogenase has protein sequence MKSEPLSYLGKDGGPWEIFTEQVDRVVPYLGRYAPLAESLKRPKRVLIVDVPIHLDDGTVAHFEGYRVHHNTARGPAKGGVRYHPEVTLSEVMALAAWMTIKNAAVGLPYGGGKGGIRVDPKKLSPHELERLTRRYTSEIGILLGPDRDIPAPDVNTGEREMAWMMDTFSMNVGRTVPGVVTGKPIALGGSLGRRDATGRGVFVTAAAAAEKIGLAIEGSRVTLQGFGNVGNAAARIFHDHGARIIAVQDHTGTIYNEAGIDPYDLLRHVGEYGGVRGYPKAEPLPNPEFWAVPTDFLIPAALEKQITEHNAWRIQAKIVAEGANGPTTPAADDILQEKGVLVVPDVIANAGGVTVSYFEWVQDFNSYFWTEEEINQRLERVLRSAFEAVWQVSQEKRIPLRTAAYVVAATRVLEARALRGLYP, from the coding sequence ATGAAGAGCGAACCCCTTTCCTACCTAGGCAAAGACGGCGGTCCTTGGGAGATTTTTACCGAGCAGGTGGACCGGGTGGTCCCCTACCTGGGGCGCTACGCCCCCTTGGCGGAAAGCCTCAAGCGGCCCAAGCGGGTCCTGATCGTGGACGTGCCCATCCACCTGGACGACGGCACCGTGGCCCACTTTGAGGGTTACCGCGTTCACCACAACACCGCCCGCGGTCCCGCCAAGGGCGGGGTGCGCTACCACCCCGAGGTTACCCTCTCCGAGGTCATGGCCTTGGCGGCCTGGATGACCATCAAGAACGCCGCCGTGGGCCTGCCCTACGGCGGGGGCAAAGGGGGTATCCGGGTGGACCCCAAGAAGCTTTCCCCCCACGAGTTAGAGCGCCTTACCCGCCGCTACACCTCGGAAATCGGCATCCTCCTGGGCCCGGACCGGGACATCCCGGCCCCCGACGTGAACACCGGGGAGCGGGAGATGGCCTGGATGATGGACACCTTCTCCATGAACGTGGGCCGCACCGTGCCCGGGGTGGTGACGGGGAAGCCCATCGCCCTAGGGGGCTCCTTGGGGCGGCGGGACGCCACGGGCCGGGGGGTTTTCGTCACCGCGGCGGCGGCGGCGGAAAAGATTGGGCTTGCCATTGAAGGGAGCCGGGTTACGTTGCAGGGCTTTGGCAACGTGGGGAACGCCGCCGCCCGCATCTTCCATGACCACGGGGCCCGGATCATCGCCGTGCAGGACCACACGGGGACCATCTACAACGAGGCGGGGATTGACCCTTACGACCTCCTCCGCCACGTGGGGGAGTACGGGGGGGTGCGGGGCTACCCCAAGGCGGAGCCCCTGCCCAACCCGGAGTTCTGGGCGGTGCCCACGGACTTCCTCATCCCCGCCGCCTTGGAGAAGCAGATCACCGAGCACAACGCCTGGCGCATCCAGGCCAAGATCGTCGCCGAGGGGGCCAACGGCCCCACCACCCCCGCCGCGGACGACATCCTGCAGGAAAAGGGCGTCCTGGTGGTGCCGGACGTGATCGCCAACGCCGGGGGGGTCACGGTGAGCTACTTTGAGTGGGTGCAGGACTTCAACTCCTACTTCTGGACGGAGGAGGAGATTAACCAAAGGCTGGAAAGGGTCCTACGGAGCGCCTTTGAGGCGGTGTGGCAGGTGAGCCAGGAGAAGCGGATCCCCTTGCGCACCGCCGCCTACGTGGTGGCCGCCACGAGGGTCCTCGAGGCCCGGGCCCTACGGGGGCTTTACCCCTAA
- a CDS encoding tetratricopeptide repeat protein, with translation MKRHIPKVLSLLLGLGLAWAGPSLEEAESLLKAGDYARAVLAYEEILAQDYGRLEAHLGLGVALAKAGRLEEARFAFSQMTQVFPDRYEGHFNLGQVYLRLGKPKEAAEAFSKAVELNPTEEAYLGLAGALSQAGQAREAAEALRRGLTPERSSAYRLALAQALYAAGARAEAVPVLYGLVNREPGLAEAWDLLARILAEEGLKERALRELDRALKAVSGKDRAKLLLRQALLSPNPEPLLREAYALDPGLWQAAYLLGQRRLEAGDARGALGFLQAAYRVSPEPEVALALAAAHLRLGNAQNAYRYAEEAGPPGAFLKAQAAVALGRKAEALGLLEGLASPEAQTLRGALLLEAGRAEEAVALLRPLYEASRNPEVGVNLAAGLIALGRLGEAELLLREVLQRAPRQAAAWYNLGLALKGLGREGEAERALRQAASLGSKEAQALLRR, from the coding sequence ATGAAGAGACACATTCCCAAAGTCCTGTCCCTCCTCCTGGGGTTGGGCCTGGCGTGGGCAGGGCCTTCCTTGGAGGAGGCGGAGAGCCTTTTGAAAGCGGGGGATTACGCCCGGGCGGTTTTGGCCTACGAGGAGATCCTGGCCCAGGACTATGGCCGCCTCGAGGCCCACCTGGGCTTAGGCGTGGCCCTCGCCAAGGCGGGGCGGCTGGAGGAGGCCCGCTTCGCCTTTTCCCAGATGACCCAGGTTTTCCCCGACCGCTACGAAGGGCACTTCAACCTGGGCCAGGTCTACCTGCGCCTGGGCAAGCCCAAGGAGGCGGCGGAGGCCTTTTCCAAGGCGGTGGAGCTCAACCCCACGGAGGAGGCGTATCTGGGCCTCGCCGGAGCCCTGAGCCAGGCGGGACAGGCCAGGGAGGCGGCGGAGGCCCTCAGGCGGGGCCTCACCCCCGAGCGCTCGTCCGCTTACCGCCTGGCCCTGGCCCAGGCCCTCTACGCCGCCGGGGCCAGGGCGGAGGCGGTGCCCGTGCTCTATGGGCTCGTGAACCGGGAGCCTGGCCTGGCTGAAGCCTGGGACCTCCTCGCCCGCATCCTGGCGGAGGAAGGGCTTAAGGAAAGGGCCCTAAGGGAGCTGGACCGGGCCCTTAAGGCGGTTTCGGGCAAGGATCGGGCCAAACTCCTCCTGCGCCAAGCCCTTCTTTCCCCAAACCCCGAGCCCCTTTTGCGGGAAGCCTACGCGTTGGACCCTGGCCTCTGGCAGGCGGCGTACCTTCTTGGGCAAAGGCGCCTGGAGGCGGGGGATGCCCGGGGGGCTTTGGGCTTTCTCCAGGCGGCCTACCGGGTAAGCCCCGAGCCCGAGGTGGCCCTGGCCCTGGCTGCGGCCCACCTGCGTTTGGGGAATGCGCAGAACGCCTACCGCTACGCCGAGGAAGCGGGCCCTCCCGGGGCTTTCCTCAAGGCCCAGGCGGCGGTGGCCTTGGGGCGGAAGGCGGAGGCCTTAGGGCTTTTGGAGGGGCTGGCCTCCCCAGAGGCCCAGACCCTTAGGGGGGCGCTCCTTTTGGAGGCGGGCCGGGCCGAGGAGGCGGTGGCCCTCCTCCGGCCCCTTTACGAGGCCTCGCGCAACCCGGAGGTGGGGGTGAACCTGGCGGCGGGGCTCATCGCCTTGGGCCGCCTGGGGGAGGCGGAGCTCCTCCTTAGGGAGGTGCTCCAACGCGCCCCCAGGCAGGCTGCCGCCTGGTACAACCTGGGCCTTGCCCTGAAGGGCCTGGGGCGGGAGGGCGAGGCGGAGAGGGCCTTGCGCCAGGCGGCAAGCCTTGGGTCGAAGGAGGCCCAGGCCCTTCTGCGGAGGTAG
- a CDS encoding GNAT family N-acetyltransferase: MDWPRYGRVTLKPFGAGLTEAEWKGLYETFRDPEVAEWNGSSPLRTPFWLFKRFVQAEMRRKDRLAFAILDEKGEYLGTLELYDLTPEEATLGILIGKKERWGQGYGTEAVRAALAYAFDVLGLRRVKLRTYAHNLRARRAFQKAGFREVGLGPGPQGKEDVYMEVRREDFGPEA; encoded by the coding sequence GTGGACTGGCCCCGCTATGGCCGCGTGACCCTGAAGCCCTTTGGCGCGGGGCTCACCGAGGCAGAGTGGAAGGGCCTCTACGAGACCTTCCGCGACCCCGAGGTGGCGGAGTGGAACGGCTCTAGCCCCTTGCGCACCCCCTTTTGGCTCTTCAAGCGCTTTGTCCAGGCGGAGATGCGGCGGAAGGACCGCCTGGCCTTCGCCATCCTGGACGAGAAGGGGGAGTACCTGGGTACCCTGGAGCTTTACGACCTCACCCCGGAAGAGGCCACCTTGGGCATCCTCATCGGCAAAAAGGAGCGCTGGGGCCAAGGCTACGGCACGGAGGCGGTGCGGGCGGCCTTGGCCTACGCCTTTGACGTCCTGGGCCTTAGGCGGGTGAAGCTCCGCACCTATGCCCACAACCTCCGGGCCCGGCGGGCTTTTCAGAAGGCGGGCTTCCGCGAGGTGGGCTTAGGTCCCGGGCCCCAAGGCAAGGAGGACGTGTACATGGAGGTGCGCCGTGAGGATTTTGGCCCCGAGGCTTAG
- a CDS encoding Glu/Leu/Phe/Val family dehydrogenase yields MSLPAYRPPEDPGLWEAFLERLEKTLKVAAIHPTTVEYLAHPKRLVTVSLPVVMDDGKVRVFQGYRVVHDIARGPAKGGVRLHPKVTLGQTAGLAAWMTLKAAVYDLPFGGAAGGVAVDPKLLSPRELERLVRRYTAELVTLIGPDMDILGPDVGTDQQVMAWIMDTYSMTVGSTVPGVVTGKPHALGGTEGRDDAAGLGVALVLAELAKRRGLPLKGAKVAVQGFGQVGGSFALHAERLGLRVVAVSTSRGALYREEGLPVAELLAHHEATGELPEYNLDPKELLALPVDYLVLAALEGALDGEGAKGVRAQVVLEAANFGLTPEAEAYLLGKGVLVVPDLLTGGGGLLASYLEWVQDLNMFFWTAEEVQASFAKSVAKAVGEVCAKAEALGADLRTGAMALALERVNEATRLRGVYP; encoded by the coding sequence ATGAGCCTGCCCGCATACCGCCCTCCCGAGGACCCCGGCCTCTGGGAGGCTTTTTTGGAGCGGCTAGAAAAGACCTTAAAGGTGGCGGCCATCCACCCCACCACGGTGGAGTACCTGGCCCACCCCAAGCGGCTCGTCACGGTTTCCCTGCCTGTGGTAATGGATGACGGCAAGGTGCGGGTGTTCCAGGGCTACCGGGTGGTGCACGACATCGCCCGGGGGCCCGCCAAAGGAGGGGTGCGCCTCCACCCCAAGGTGACCCTGGGCCAGACCGCCGGCCTGGCCGCCTGGATGACCCTGAAGGCGGCGGTCTACGACCTGCCCTTTGGCGGGGCGGCGGGAGGGGTGGCGGTGGACCCCAAGCTCCTCTCCCCGAGGGAGCTTGAGCGCCTGGTGCGCCGCTACACCGCCGAGCTCGTCACCCTCATCGGCCCGGACATGGACATCCTGGGGCCCGACGTGGGCACCGACCAACAGGTGATGGCCTGGATCATGGACACCTACTCCATGACCGTGGGCTCCACCGTGCCCGGGGTGGTGACGGGGAAACCCCACGCCTTGGGGGGCACCGAGGGGCGGGACGACGCCGCCGGGCTTGGGGTGGCCCTGGTCTTGGCGGAGCTCGCCAAGAGGCGGGGCTTACCCCTAAAGGGGGCCAAGGTGGCGGTCCAGGGCTTCGGCCAGGTGGGGGGGAGCTTCGCCCTCCACGCCGAGCGTTTGGGCCTGAGGGTGGTGGCGGTTTCCACGAGCCGGGGGGCCCTTTACCGGGAGGAGGGGCTTCCCGTGGCCGAGCTCCTGGCTCACCACGAGGCCACGGGGGAGCTCCCCGAGTACAACCTTGACCCCAAGGAGCTCCTGGCCCTTCCCGTGGACTACCTGGTCCTGGCCGCTTTGGAAGGGGCCTTGGACGGGGAAGGGGCCAAGGGGGTAAGGGCCCAGGTGGTCCTGGAAGCGGCCAACTTTGGCCTTACTCCGGAGGCTGAGGCCTACCTCCTGGGCAAGGGGGTTTTGGTGGTGCCCGACCTCCTCACCGGGGGCGGGGGGCTTTTGGCCAGCTACCTGGAGTGGGTGCAGGACCTGAACATGTTCTTCTGGACGGCGGAGGAAGTGCAGGCGAGCTTTGCCAAGAGCGTGGCCAAGGCCGTGGGCGAGGTGTGCGCCAAGGCCGAGGCCTTGGGCGCGGATTTGCGCACGGGGGCCATGGCCCTCGCCCTGGAGCGGGTGAACGAGGCCACGCGGCTTCGCGGCGTGTATCCCTAA
- a CDS encoding polyprenyl synthetase family protein: MTVHEALEAPLLRFEEALSELVRSEVLFIRLIHQDLVTAGGKRIRPRLVFLASGALGGAPYDLELALAVELLHSATLLHDDLIDDAETRRGKEAAFRKYGNAVSVLSGDFLLSRLLFVIAKTGRMELVERFAEVAKTLSEGEVLQFQVAALEDYSLENYERIITAKTAVLMALCTEGPALLKGEAEEVREALRRFGLLYGQAFQMRDDYLDLMGTPETLGKPVGGDVREGKATLITLLLMERFPEVREILRRKGREAGDLERLRALAQESGVAKEVEERIRQRAEAAARALLPLPDSPYKEALKALALKEAKRLS; encoded by the coding sequence GTGACGGTCCACGAGGCCCTCGAGGCCCCTCTCCTGCGCTTTGAGGAAGCCCTGTCCGAGCTGGTTCGGTCCGAAGTCCTCTTCATCCGCCTCATCCACCAGGACCTGGTGACCGCTGGGGGCAAGCGCATCCGCCCCCGGCTCGTCTTTTTGGCCTCGGGGGCCTTGGGCGGGGCGCCTTATGACCTGGAGCTCGCCCTGGCCGTGGAGCTCCTCCACTCCGCCACCCTCCTCCACGACGACCTCATTGACGACGCCGAGACCCGCCGGGGCAAGGAGGCCGCCTTCCGCAAGTACGGCAACGCCGTCTCCGTGCTTTCCGGGGACTTCCTCCTTTCAAGGCTCCTCTTCGTCATCGCCAAAACGGGGCGCATGGAGCTGGTGGAGCGCTTCGCCGAGGTGGCCAAGACGTTGTCCGAAGGGGAGGTGCTCCAGTTCCAGGTGGCGGCCCTGGAGGACTACTCCCTGGAGAACTACGAGCGGATCATCACCGCCAAGACCGCCGTCCTCATGGCCCTTTGCACCGAGGGGCCGGCCCTTTTGAAGGGCGAGGCGGAGGAGGTGCGGGAGGCCCTCCGCCGCTTCGGCCTCCTCTATGGCCAGGCTTTCCAGATGCGGGACGACTACCTGGACCTCATGGGTACCCCGGAGACATTGGGTAAGCCCGTGGGGGGGGACGTGCGGGAGGGGAAGGCCACCCTCATCACCCTTCTCCTCATGGAGCGCTTCCCTGAGGTGCGGGAGATCTTAAGGCGCAAGGGGCGCGAAGCGGGGGACCTGGAGCGGCTCAGGGCCTTGGCCCAAGAGAGCGGGGTGGCCAAGGAAGTGGAAGAAAGGATTCGCCAGCGGGCCGAGGCGGCGGCCAGGGCCCTCCTTCCCTTGCCGGATAGCCCCTACAAGGAGGCCCTGAAAGCCCTGGCCCTCAAGGAGGCCAAGCGGCTTTCCTAA
- a CDS encoding redox-sensing transcriptional repressor Rex, with product MKVPSAAIIRLVTYLRILEELEAKGVHRTSSEQLAELAQVTAFQVRKDLSYFGSYGTRGVGYTVPVLKRELRHILGLNRRWGLCIVGMGRLGSALADYPGFGESFELRGFFDVDPEKVGRPVGKGVVEHIDRLPERVPGRIEIALLTVPREAAQEAADRLVAAGIKGILNFAPAVLEVPKEVAVENVDFLAGLSRLTFSILNPKWREEMMG from the coding sequence ATGAAGGTTCCGAGCGCCGCCATAATCCGCTTGGTCACGTACCTGCGCATCCTGGAGGAGCTGGAGGCCAAGGGGGTTCACCGCACGAGCTCGGAGCAACTGGCCGAACTCGCCCAGGTGACGGCCTTCCAGGTGCGCAAGGACCTCTCCTATTTCGGCTCCTACGGCACCCGGGGCGTGGGGTATACGGTTCCGGTGCTCAAGCGGGAACTGCGGCACATCCTGGGCTTGAACCGCCGCTGGGGGCTTTGCATCGTGGGCATGGGCCGCTTGGGAAGCGCTCTCGCCGACTATCCGGGCTTCGGGGAGAGCTTTGAGCTTAGGGGCTTTTTTGACGTGGACCCCGAGAAGGTGGGGCGGCCTGTGGGCAAGGGGGTGGTGGAGCACATAGACCGGCTCCCCGAGCGGGTGCCTGGGCGCATAGAGATCGCCCTCCTCACCGTGCCCCGGGAGGCGGCCCAGGAGGCGGCCGACCGCCTGGTGGCGGCCGGCATCAAGGGCATCCTCAACTTTGCCCCCGCTGTCCTCGAGGTGCCCAAGGAGGTGGCGGTGGAGAACGTGGACTTCCTAGCGGGGCTTTCCCGGCTGACCTTCTCTATACTAAACCCTAAGTGGCGAGAGGAGATGATGGGGTGA
- a CDS encoding 1,9-bis(guanidino)-5-aza-nonane synthase: MEKKELLSTPVVPIDIKAFDAGPILEAMGKTAFQARNLYRAAEIYLRMLEDDAGVILTLAGSLVSAGQGLIIHDLIRKGLVDVIVATGANIVDQDFFEALGHRHYQGDPKADDEALRQLWIDRIYDTYIDEEELRHTDYTIAEIADSLEPRPYSSREFIWHMGRYLAERGLGEKSIVRAAYEEGVPIFVPAFSDSSAGFGLVYHQVKNPKAHVTIDSVADFRELTEIKLKAGTTGLVMLGGGVPKNFAQDIVVAAEVLGHPVEMHKYAIQITVADERDGGLSGSTLSEAQSWGKVDAALSQMVFAEATLAFPLLASYVYHRAPMRAKRRYADLFRREVPA; the protein is encoded by the coding sequence ATGGAGAAGAAAGAACTCCTCTCTACGCCCGTGGTTCCCATAGACATCAAGGCCTTTGACGCTGGGCCCATCCTCGAGGCCATGGGCAAGACTGCCTTCCAGGCCCGGAACCTCTACCGGGCGGCGGAGATCTACCTCAGGATGCTGGAGGACGACGCCGGCGTCATCCTCACCCTGGCGGGGAGCCTGGTTTCCGCGGGCCAGGGCCTCATCATCCACGACCTCATCCGGAAGGGCCTGGTGGACGTTATCGTGGCCACCGGGGCCAACATTGTGGACCAGGACTTCTTTGAGGCCTTGGGCCACCGCCACTACCAGGGAGACCCCAAGGCTGACGATGAAGCCCTTAGGCAGCTTTGGATCGACCGCATCTACGACACCTACATCGACGAGGAGGAGCTCCGCCACACGGACTACACCATCGCCGAGATCGCCGATTCCCTGGAGCCTAGGCCCTACTCCAGCCGGGAGTTCATCTGGCACATGGGCCGCTACCTGGCGGAAAGGGGCCTGGGGGAGAAGAGCATCGTCCGGGCTGCTTACGAGGAGGGGGTGCCCATCTTCGTGCCTGCCTTCTCCGACTCCTCCGCAGGCTTCGGCCTGGTCTACCACCAGGTGAAAAACCCCAAGGCCCACGTGACCATTGACTCCGTGGCGGATTTCCGCGAGCTCACGGAGATCAAGCTCAAGGCGGGGACCACGGGGCTCGTGATGCTCGGGGGCGGGGTGCCCAAGAACTTCGCCCAGGACATCGTGGTGGCGGCGGAGGTCTTGGGCCACCCGGTGGAGATGCACAAGTACGCCATCCAGATCACCGTGGCCGATGAGCGGGATGGGGGGCTTTCCGGCTCCACCCTTTCCGAGGCGCAAAGCTGGGGCAAGGTGGACGCCGCCCTTTCCCAGATGGTCTTCGCCGAGGCCACCCTGGCCTTCCCCCTCCTCGCCTCCTACGTCTACCACCGGGCCCCCATGCGGGCCAAGCGGCGCTACGCCGACCTCTTCCGGCGGGAAGTGCCCGCTTAG